One Streptosporangium becharense genomic window, CGTGCAGGCGGCGGCCGAGTACCTGGCCGCGGCGTGGAAGAAGGCGGGGGCCGACGTCACCCTGAACGGCGTCATCGACACCAAGCTGTCGGAATCGCTCGCCACCGCCCAGGACTGGGACGTCGCCTGGCTGCCGATCGGCGTCACACTCCCCACGCAGCTCGTCGCGTTCCTGTCCGGCCCGGCCGCGCCGAAGGGCAGCAACTTCGCCCACCTGACCAACACCCGCTATGAAGAACTGGTGACCGAGGCGGTGACCAAGCCCGGCGCGGACGGCTGCAAGCTCTGGCTGGAGGCGGAATCGGCGCTGTTCGAGAACGCCGACCTGGTCCCGGTGGTGGAGAACACCACGCTGGTCGCCTCCAGGAACGCGACGTTCCAGATGCAGGCGGAGCTGTTCTCCCCGACCTCCTTCCGGATGACCGAGGCGGGCTGAGTGGCCGCAACCCCCCCGCCCGTGCCCCTCCCGGCCGGCGACGGCGCGCTCCCGGACCCGGCGTCCCCGAAGCGGGCCCCGTCCGGCCGGATGGGCGCCGGTCGTGCCCGCGGCGCGTTCGTGCTGCGGCACCTCCTGCGGTTCGCGCTCTCGCTGGCCGCGCTGCTCGTCGCGTCGTTCGCCATGATCCACCTGATCCCGGGCGACCCGGTCCGCGCCTCGCTCGGCCCCTCCGCGCCGGCCGAGGTGATCGCCGCCAGGCGCGCGCTGCTCGGGCTGGACCAGCCGATCCCGGCGCAGCTGGCCGCCTACGTCCGCGATGTGCTGAGCGGGGAGTTCGGCACGTCGCTGCTCAGCGGGGAACCGGTCGGTGAGATCATCGCCGCCCGGCTGCCCAACACCCTCGCCCTCGCCCTGCTCGCGACCGTCGTGGCCCTGCTCGTCGCGGTGCCGCTCGGCATGTGGGCGGGGGTCCGCACCGAGAACGGCCGCAACCGGGGCACCGAGGCGGCCTTCACCTCGGCGACCGGCGCGGCCGTCGCCGTGCCCGAGTTCCTCTACGCGATCGCCCTGGTGACCGTGTTCGCGATCGGGCTCGGCTGGTTCCCGCCCGCTGGCAGGGGCGGACCCGAGTCGTACGTGCTGCCGGTCCTCGCCCTGGCCGTCGCCCCGGCGGCGATGATCGCCCGGATCTCCCGGGTGGAGACGCTGCGCGAACTGGGCACCGACTATGTGCGGCTGGCCCGCGCCAAGCGGCTGCCCGCCGCCCGGCTGTACCTGCGGCACGTCCTGCCCAACACGCTCACCGCGACCCTCACCCTGGGCGGGCTGCTGCTCACCGGCCTGATCGCCGGGAGCGTGCTGGTCGAGTACGTCTTCGCCTGGCCGGGGCTCGGCCTGCGGATCGTGGAGTCGATCACCCAGAAGGACTACCCGGTCGCCCAGGGCGTGATCCTCGTCTACGGCGCGATCGTGCTGGCGGTGAACCTCCTCGTCGACGTGCTGCTCGGCGTGCTCGACCCCACGTCCGCCCTGAAGGAGAGCTGATGCGGCACGCGTTGCGGACCCCCGCCGGGCTGGCCGGGACCGCGCTGGTCACCCTCATGGTGGTGCTGGCGGTCGCCGGGCCGCCGATCTGGGGCACCGAGGCCGAGCGCATCGACTCCGCGGCCATCCTCCAGGGAGCCTCGGCCGCGCACCCGCTCGGCACCGACAACCTGGGCCGGGACATCCTCGCCCGGGTACTGGTCGCCGGCCGGCTCTCCCTCACGCTGGCCCTGCTGGCCACGCTCATCGGCGCCGTCGCCGGGACCGTGCTCGGCGCGCTCCCCTCGGTGCTGCCCCGCCGCGCCGGGCGGCTGGTCACCGGCGCGGTGAACGCGTTGGTCGCCTTCCCCGGCCTGCTGCTGGCCATGTTCACCGCGGTGGTCGCGGGACTCGGCGCGCGCGGGGCCGTGCTGGGCATCGGCGCGGCGATCGCCCCGGGCTTCGCCCGGCTCACTCAGACGCTCGCCGCCTCGGTGTCCGCGGCCGACTACGTGTCGGCCGCCCGCATGCTCGGGGTCCCCCGGCGGCTGATCATGACCCGGCACGTCCTGCCCAACATCGCCGAGCCGCTGATCCTCAACCTGGCCCAGGCGCTGGGCGGCGCGCTGCTCGGGCTGGCCGGCCTCTCCTTCCTCGGCCTGGGGGTGCAGCCGCCCTCGTTCGACTGGGGGCGGCTGCTCTTCGACGGTTTCAGCCGCATCTACGCCACCCCGGCCGTCGCGCTGGGACCCGCCGTCGCGGTGGCGCTCGCGGGCATCGGGTTCAACCTCCTCGGAGACGCCCTGGCCCGCGCCGCGTCGCGGACCGCCGCACCGATGGGGAAGACCGACCGGCGGGCCGTTCCCGCGTCCCGCGAACTCGGCGAGCCCGACCCGGAGGCGGTCCTGGAGGTGCGGGACCTCACCGTCGCCTTCCCCGGCGGGGCGACGCCGGTGCGCGGGGTGTCGCTGACCGTCGCCCCCGGCGAGATCGTCGGCCTGGTCGGGGAGTCGGGCAGCGGCAAGAGCCTGACCGCCTCCGCGATCGGCGGCCTGGTGCCCTACCCGGGGGAGGTGACCGCGGCCCGGCTGCGGTTGTGCGGCACCGACCTGGACGGGCTGCCGGAGCAGGAGCGGCGCAAGCTGCTCGGCACGTCGCTGGCGATGGTCTTCCAGGACCCGATGGCCTCGCTCAACCCGGCGCTCAGAATCGGCGGGCAGCTCGCGGAGGTGGCGACCGTGCACCGCGGCGCGAGCCGCGCCGAGGCGCGGACCAGGGCCGTCGACCGGCTGGGACACGTGCACATCCCCGAGCCGGAGAGGCGTGCCGGGCAACACCCGCACGAGCTGTCCGGCGGCATGCGGCAGCGCGTGGTGATCGCGATGGGCCTGATGGGCACGCCACGCCTGATCATCGCCGACGAGCCGACCACCGCCCTCGACGTGACCGTGCAGCGGCAGATCCTGCGTCTGCTGCGCGAGGTGACCGACGAGACCGGCGCGGCGACCCTGTTCATCTCCCACGACATCGCCGTGGTCGGCGAGCTGTGCCACCGGGTCGTGGTGATGTACGCGGGCCGGGTGGTCGAGGAGCTGCCGGTCGGGAAGCTGGCCACCGGCGCCGCGCACCCCTACACCCGCGCGCTGATCGCCTCGCTGCCCGACATGGACACCGACCGGTCCCTTCCGCTGGCCGGCATCGCCGGCCATCAGCCCTCACCCGCCGAGGTCGGCGCCGGCTGCGCCTTCGCGGACCGCTGCGCGTTGGCCACCGGCCGCTGCGCCGAGCTGCCGCCCCTCGTCCCGCACGGCACGGGGCACCGCGTCGCCTGCTGGGAGACATCATGATCATCAAGAATCTGACGGTGCGGTTCGGCGCCTTCACCGCCGTCGACGACGTCACGCTGGAGATCCCGCCCGGGGCGATCGTCGGCCTGGTGGGGGAGTCGGGGTCGGGCAAGTCCACCCTGGCCAGGGCGGTGGCCGGACTGGTGCCGTACACCGGTGGGATCACGGGCGGCGACCCGCGGCGGATCC contains:
- a CDS encoding ABC transporter permease → MAATPPPVPLPAGDGALPDPASPKRAPSGRMGAGRARGAFVLRHLLRFALSLAALLVASFAMIHLIPGDPVRASLGPSAPAEVIAARRALLGLDQPIPAQLAAYVRDVLSGEFGTSLLSGEPVGEIIAARLPNTLALALLATVVALLVAVPLGMWAGVRTENGRNRGTEAAFTSATGAAVAVPEFLYAIALVTVFAIGLGWFPPAGRGGPESYVLPVLALAVAPAAMIARISRVETLRELGTDYVRLARAKRLPAARLYLRHVLPNTLTATLTLGGLLLTGLIAGSVLVEYVFAWPGLGLRIVESITQKDYPVAQGVILVYGAIVLAVNLLVDVLLGVLDPTSALKES
- a CDS encoding dipeptide/oligopeptide/nickel ABC transporter permease/ATP-binding protein codes for the protein MRHALRTPAGLAGTALVTLMVVLAVAGPPIWGTEAERIDSAAILQGASAAHPLGTDNLGRDILARVLVAGRLSLTLALLATLIGAVAGTVLGALPSVLPRRAGRLVTGAVNALVAFPGLLLAMFTAVVAGLGARGAVLGIGAAIAPGFARLTQTLAASVSAADYVSAARMLGVPRRLIMTRHVLPNIAEPLILNLAQALGGALLGLAGLSFLGLGVQPPSFDWGRLLFDGFSRIYATPAVALGPAVAVALAGIGFNLLGDALARAASRTAAPMGKTDRRAVPASRELGEPDPEAVLEVRDLTVAFPGGATPVRGVSLTVAPGEIVGLVGESGSGKSLTASAIGGLVPYPGEVTAARLRLCGTDLDGLPEQERRKLLGTSLAMVFQDPMASLNPALRIGGQLAEVATVHRGASRAEARTRAVDRLGHVHIPEPERRAGQHPHELSGGMRQRVVIAMGLMGTPRLIIADEPTTALDVTVQRQILRLLREVTDETGAATLFISHDIAVVGELCHRVVVMYAGRVVEELPVGKLATGAAHPYTRALIASLPDMDTDRSLPLAGIAGHQPSPAEVGAGCAFADRCALATGRCAELPPLVPHGTGHRVACWETS